The Streptomyces venezuelae genomic interval GTGGCCCACAGCATTTTCCGAATGAGCAGGAGGCAAGCCGTGAGCGCGACCGCGGACCACGCGGAGGAGCGGACCAACCCGGCAGCGAGGCTGGGGTTCGAGCCCGGACAGGTGGTCCAGGAGATCGGCTACGACGACGACGTCGACCAGGATCTCCGTGAAGGCATCGAGTCCATCATCGGCGCCGAGCTCGTGGACGAGGATTACGACGACGTCGCCGACGCCGTTGTCCTCTGGTTCCGCGACGAGGACGGCGATCTCACCGACGCACTGGTGGACGCCATCGGTCTTCTGGAGGACGGCGGCGTGATCTGGCTGCTGACGCCGAAGACCGGCCGTGACGGCTACATCGAGCCGAGCGATATCAACGATGCCGCGCAGACTGCTGGTCTCTCCCAGACCAAGAGCATCAGCGTCGCCAAGGACTGGGCGGGCGCCCGTCTGGTGGCCCCCAAGCGCTGATCACCACGTTGCGAGACGCCCCCGCCGGTACGCCGGCGGGGGCTTTCGCGCACAGGCCGTAGGCTGGGCCTCACCGATTCGGCCCAAAGGGCCGATTCGCTCCGCGGGCCGGTCCGGTCCGGGGATTCGGGCTCCGGCGGAAGGGATACGTGGGCGATGGCGATCGAGGTCGGCACCGAGGCCCCGGGATTCGAGCTGAAGGACAACCACGGACGCACCGTGAGGCTCTCGGACTTCCGCGGCGAGAAGACCGTGGTGCTGCTCTTCTACCCCTTCGCCTTCACCGGTGTCTGCACCGGCGAACTGCGCGAGCTGCGGGACAACCTCCCGACGTTCGTCAACGACGACACCCAGCTCCTCGCCGTCTCCAACGACTCGATCCACACCCTGCGCGTCTTCGCCGACCAGGAGGACCTGGACTTCCCGCTGCTCTCCGACTTCTGGAAGCACGGCGAGGCCTCCCGCGCCTACGGCGTCTTCGACGAGGAGAAGGGCTGCGCCGTGCGCGGCACCTTCATCATCGACAAGGAGGGCGTCGTCCGCTGGACCGTCGTGAACGCCCTGCCGGACGCCCGGGACATCGGCGACTACGTCAAGGCGCTCGACGCCGTCTGAGCCGCCCAGGGGGTGTCCCGCGGCCGACACCTCGGATTCGCCGGGCGAATCGACTGTTTCGACCGGGAACCCGTCACTAGGATCCACTCGTTGATCCGATGCCAACGCACGACTGGGGCGCTGCCCCTGAAAACGTATGGAGGGACTCGTGGGAGTCAGCCTCAGCAAGGGCGGCAACGTCTCGCTGACCAAGGAGGCCCCTGGCCTGACCGCCGTGACCGTCGGTCTGGGCTGGGACGTCCGCACCACCACCGGTACGGACTTCGACCTCGACGCCAGCGCCATCCTGGTGAGCGAGGAGGGCAAGGTCCGCAACGACCAGGACTTCGTCTTCTTCAACAACCTGAAGAGCGCCGAC includes:
- a CDS encoding DUF3052 domain-containing protein, yielding MSATADHAEERTNPAARLGFEPGQVVQEIGYDDDVDQDLREGIESIIGAELVDEDYDDVADAVVLWFRDEDGDLTDALVDAIGLLEDGGVIWLLTPKTGRDGYIEPSDINDAAQTAGLSQTKSISVAKDWAGARLVAPKR
- a CDS encoding peroxiredoxin translates to MAIEVGTEAPGFELKDNHGRTVRLSDFRGEKTVVLLFYPFAFTGVCTGELRELRDNLPTFVNDDTQLLAVSNDSIHTLRVFADQEDLDFPLLSDFWKHGEASRAYGVFDEEKGCAVRGTFIIDKEGVVRWTVVNALPDARDIGDYVKALDAV